The Acanthochromis polyacanthus isolate Apoly-LR-REF ecotype Palm Island chromosome 16, KAUST_Apoly_ChrSc, whole genome shotgun sequence genome segment CATCCCCTGCACCACACTGCGATCAGACAGAGGAGTGTGTTCAGCTCCAGGATGCTGTCTCTGATCAGCTAACAGACTCAGGAACTCTTTTGTCCCCCATCAGACCGTAGAAGTCATCACTGAGTGGACAGGAGGGGTCACAGTCAGGATCCCAGTAGGACCACAGTTAAATGTCCTGCACCTTATGTAGTTCTAAACAGCTGTTGTCTTACTACctgtcaaaatcactttaaatcgTGGTGCCTCAAAATGTATAAATCCTGTATATTGACCATTAATACGTTTAATATTTCTATagattttaaccctcctgttgttttcatttccgagcaccaaaaaatattgtttccttgtctgaaaaaaatcagaaaattctgaaaaaaaattccacaaatttctgaaaatttgcaaaactttcagggagaaaattccaataattccttaaaagtttcccttaaaggtttaatttttaaaaatcctccaaatttggcaagaaaattcttgtaatttttttttaaagtaacaatcttccaaaaaaaatcctgtaaatatctaaaacagctgcatatatatatatatatatcaataaaacttctattttctttaataacattcagaaattttttttttaaaaaagagataAACTGCATGTAGCTGTAAATTGTGTATATTGaagactgaaaaataatttgactgtcttgtgtttttttttttttacagattttctcagttttattaAAGTACAGGTAATATCtaataaaaccacagaaaaaacgCATTCATTTCCATGTTAACCATAAAAAAACAGggcaaaattgtaaataacaaacagaaaaacatctgaacTTTTACAAATACTATTTCCTTTAcatgtgaccataaaattacattatcattattttagagatattatatttgcctttttaaaaaatatatttttagagtttttgaACCTTGCCatatctgaatgttttttttatcttcattttttggCACCCTTcctgccagattttcactgcttttttggtatatttttattttgcagtgtgtAATCTATAAATGTCAGGCCTGATTACACTGTAAACTGCAAACTCTGGCTTTGGTTATTCAGTTACAAGAAACATTGCAGCTTCACAAATTCACACTTCTGCTGTCACTACAGACAAACCTAATCTTATGAGCATTTGCAAGTTAGAACGGTTTCATCCTGATTAAGCAGCAACGTGACCACAACCTCTTCAAGGTGTACGACAAGTGATGCTCACACAATCTAAATCACAACACAGGCAATACTTATTACAAATACATTTCATTAAGgccttaaaaatatgaaatatgagtTCTTATTCCCTCTAAGTAGCGTCTTCCCAGGAACAACATGTTATTGAATCAGGTTACAGCCAATATTTTAACTCTCAAAAGCTATTTTTTATtctcatctcttttttttttttttactctttcagTCTGATGTTTTCCATTTGTgctttttcactctttttttttcatgattcaCTCTAGCCAACTTTCTTACATCTTCCTGAATGCTTTGCAGAGTCGGTGTTCAGGGACATTTACCTGGGAGCCACATATGCAATCGGTACTTCTTATTTGAAAGACGCAGACTTCTATAAGTCCAGGGAGACGCTGTGATCAGTGTCTGTACTGTAGGTGCAGTACCAATCAAGTTTTCATAACACAAGATTAGCACATTTCTTTACTTCTTTgtacttgtttttttaacttaGATATATTTATACAGTATTGGGTTTAATATCTTCTTGAGACTTTGTTGATTTTACACTCTAAATGACTTAACTACTACTACTTCATCAGGTTACAGACACCTGTAGCTCATAACATTAGCTTtcgtattttttttcttgcttctttGCTCTCATAACATCTCCTGAAATCAACCCCATGACACAGAAAATCTGCAATGCTAAGAATTTTAATAAAGCTCAATGAATAACAATAATGGTTTAAAATGAAGCAGCCATGAGCAAAATACAATAAGcaagtaaataataataataacaaaaatgaaggagaagaatAAAAGATGGCTGGTGATGGAATTTGGAGTTTTCTCTTCAGCCATTCAGTCAGCGGCGGTCAATCAGCTGCGCCTGCTGGAAGAGAAACGAGGTTCAGTCAATATTAAAAGTGTTCAAAACTTCTACATAGGAGCTAAAAATAAACCGCATCGTCTGTACAATATAAGGGATAAACAAACAGATCATTCATCGTATTTAGGCGCATATGTAAGTGAACTAAAAACTTAAATCCAAGGCacttcagtaaaaaaacaactcgATTTGTGAGAATTTttagcctcttggatgagaggacGACAACgaatctacacagacaaaaatcacaaagatACCAAACATTCTGCGTTATTTTCCCAAGAAATGTCAAGATATCCCAAAATTAAAATCAACACGTAGCACCAATGACTAATTTTCAGCAAAGTCATGAGCAGACGTAAAGAAATATGCGCTACCAGATGTGCAATGCTGAATTTCTGCAAGGAAAAACCGACGCATCCCCGTGAATGACACCTCTCTTCCACCACACTGGTCAGATCACTCAGAGCAGCACATCTACCAGGCCTCCTCTGATCTCACCCAGGAAGGAGACAACACTTTCATATCAATACCCCTGTCATCTCACAATGTGGCATCTCCCCCCTTTGAAGGTACAGTAGCATTGTTGCAGTTGCTCAGATGTGAAACTCGAGCTTTTATCATCCTGTTTTGGGCGAGGAGAAGCGGATTGGGAGATGAAGGAAGCGATTTCTTTTTAACTTGGACCCACCAAAGTGGAAAGAAACAGCGGCGTTGACAGGTGTGTGAAAGGAGTACTGCTGGGTCAACTGGAGAACTTCAGAGACCAGTTTAGAAGACTTCTTAGAGCCTCTCAGAAGACGGAGAGCAGCATGGCTCACCGGCAACGGAGCGAAAACAACACCCAGGAGTTAGCATCCAAGGCTAGCTTCTAAGGACGCCTGCTTTTACGACAGATTATTGTTTTCAGATCTGAGTGCCGGTGCCAGTCCTCTGACAAAGAGGCTTAAGACAGAAGCCAGAGAGATTTGCTCCTTGTCCTGAATTACCAGACAGCTGTAAACTACAAGTCCCATCCCACAGCGGGAGGATCACTCCTCCCATTAGCCTTGGCATAGTGCCGACTACAAATGCGAGATTCGTGGTCGTCGGGAGGCCCGGTTGGGACGAGACCCTCTGTCACTCACCGCGACACATGTCATAAAGTCATTGTATCGCCATCAATCCGGGGACCTAACCACCTCCACAGCAGATGGAGGCCCAGCAGGAAGACAGGGGGCCGTGCCCTGAGCCGGTGCCCCACACAGAGTGCACACGGCAGGAGTACGAGGGGCCACAACTATAGGGGAGCCCCAGACCCCAGACCGGCCCTCCTGTGGATACACCTCTGGATCAAGTCCTAATGTTGTCCATGATTAATTAGATACAAATGTAAGTAAGCCATTAGTCCAAGGAAACAGGCATGCTTTTGGTTTTAGCCTGTTAGCTAACTACTTAACCATCCGTTGTCCtcatttccttgtttgaaaaaaatgtaaaaattgagcaaaaaaaaaaattcaaaattctgaaaatttgcaaaaccttcaggaagaaaattccaataatttattttaaaaaattcccttaaaagtttgatttaaaaaaattcccccaaatttgacaagaaaattcttgtaaatattttcaaaaaatttgtaaaaatcttcccaaaaaaatcctaaaaatatctagagtagattacatatatatcagtaaaacttctaatattttctttaagaacattcacataaaaatcgctggattttggttgttttttttgtgaatattcttcagaaacatttttaacttttctttccTAAAACCCACctcttttctttacttttttattgtgtattttgcttGTAGTTCTATAATTTTTACCTCATTCTATTGTTTTCAtcttagttttattatttttatcttttgatCATGTTTTAATGCTTGTGTACAGCACCTTGGTCTACTCTGGTTGTTttagtgctttataaataaatttgatttgatttttatttgatttgataagattttttttccaccaaaaaatgttcaaagatttcccaaaaacgttgaaaatgtggacatctgatgtttcattgtgaaaaacattttttcccccacatttttaaactttaaacaacacgagggttaaaagttATCTCCCTATAGGTGCATATTCTCTGTATTATTTTCAATCACAGCTCCATCTATCAGCGCACACATAAAGGTCTGCACACTGAGCATAAACACCTGCCCCATATTTACGAGTAAAAATAGTGATAAACATAGTCTGCAAAGGATAAAGATGTCTTGCCTCCCGTGAATGGGGATTTGTAATGATATTCATAAAAAGACCTCCTACTGGGGGCACAGGAAATACTGTTCCTTAGCAACAACATACACACTCTTACAAGCCATATCTTGGGGAATTTTGACCGGATTGGGAtgcaaacaacagaaaaccttTAACTAGGCCATGTTATGAGGCTGCTCCCTATGGCTGATTATCTACAGTAGGTGTCTCGTCTGGCACAAATCTAGCCCTTAATGATACACACCGCatatcaacaaaacacaacacggAGGAGAACAGAAGCCAGCGAGAGGTATTCTGCACAACCAAATCTCAGCCCTTTCAGTTCAGCTGAGAATCGTGTAATTAACGTTCCGATATCCATCACGGCTAAATGTCAGCTCTTACTTCTTACACCTTTTAAgctctttttcaaagaaatccTACATGACACTTTTACAAGTTGCTGCACAATGGATGCTTTGTACATTTAAAAGGTCATAAAGTGGTCAACCTTGCTATCTAATTCCTGTTCTCCCTCCAGCACTCAGACTCCATTTCACATTATCAGTTGATGAGAAAATTCTGATGGCTCAGGTGCATTAAAGAAGTCTTACGCCTATTTAACGTAATTAATTATTGAGTCCTGCTCATGACTGTGCATCGCGGGTgtaatgtcagaaatgatacattTGCTGAGGAAATATTCAAACCAATTGAAAATATGAAGCTAACTTCTAAGAAAACAGGGCATTCTGTTAGATTTTTCTCTCAAGATATTATTTATACTCGCTGTGCGTGGTGCAAAATAGTCACATCAATACACAAAGTCCATAGTTAATggtgttgaatttttttgtgcAGTAAATCTTAAGCACACTTGCTTTTATCCTCTTCATCCAAAAAGGCCTTAAAAACAATTACCATCCCATAATGAGTGATGTTTGTTTCTCCCTGTCATTAATTACAGTTAATCAAAGACAACAGACGACTTAAAAGCATCACTCAGCAAAGAGCTCACAGAGGTCAGCTGACAAAACATTATCTTCTGTGTGCAGCGCTTCCAGGAAAAAACATCAAGCGACAccgccaaaaaaaataaaagaagaagaagaaaataataataatatatatattcagtTTTAAGAGCACAACATGACAGATCATCTTCACAAATAGGAAATTATTAATCAGCACCTCACTGCTATTATCTGCAAATTAACAAAGCAGTCGAAATCTTTATTTTCCTTCCTGGAAGTCCAGAATATTCATAAATAAAGAGATGAGTGTGTGTAAAGATGCTCCTATAACTCTAATCTGCACCAGTTTTTTGCTGTCACCAAGTGACTCGTCTTTGAACCGACTCTGTTCACCCACCGCCTCGCTGTGGTCGAGCAGAAAGGCTTCATTGCCCTCTTGTGGTGGAAATATGTCATTAATATGGCAaaaatgacccgttttaaactttgaaaatgtgggggaaaaaataatattttcactgtgaaacgtctgatgtccacatttccaacatttttgggaaatttttgaacatttttcggtggaaaaaaaggaaatcttctttcagaacattcacaattcgctggattttggttgatttttttgtgaatattcttaaaggaaatattagaagttttactgatatatatgtaatcattttagatattttgaggatttttggggggaagatttctactcattttttgaaaatatttacaagactcttcttgccaaatttgtttttttaaaataacacttttaaggaattattggattttttttcctgaaggttttgcaaatcctcagaaatttgggggattttttttttttttttgctgaatttttggatttttttcagacaagaaaacaatatttttggtgcccataaatgaacaggagggttaacaacAGCTCTGGAGGCTCCTAGCAGCGGGCCTAGCTGCTAAGCCGCATGTGAGGAAGGTGGAAGTAGAAGTTTGTGGAGCTTCAGGAGTCAGATTCTTACCTGAGGAGTTGCAGTTTGATGGCACGTTTCACATTTGGAACAGACTTGCTGTAGCAGTAAGACTGGTCAAGCAACTCTTCGGCCGGTACATTCTGAAAAGCAAAGGACAAACCGAGAAGTAAGTCAAGAACTACTCATGTTGTTGTACGCTGACAAGGTATATGAGGATAGTGGAACATATAGTTGAACATACCGAGTCATATTTGGGTTTCTTCGTCTGTGTCTCAAGCTCAGGAGTGCCGGGTCTCTGTCGGACTTTTGGGTTGACGCTGGGAGACGGACTCGTACTGGGCGAGACACTTGCGGTGGGTTTGTCAGAGCCGGTAGTTTTTTTGTCGTCAGTCGGTGTTTCAGAAGCTTTGTGCTTCTTGTGTGAAGTGTCCAGATAGGAAGAAGCAGGTCTCTTTGTGGCCTTTGGAGTCAGGAAGTGTGAAGCAGACGTGCTGGGAGTGGACGGCTGGAAAAGTGAGGGCCGAGACACCGGTGGCTGtaggaaagaggaaaaaatactCTGTATGTTAGCTAGAAATGTGGGTGAAACAGCCATTCTTTATCGTGCTGAGAGTTAGATGAGAGGCCTGTATGTTAACCcttgtgttaaaaataaaaaaaaattgtttccttgtctgaaaaaaatcccaaacattctgcaaaaaaattccccagatttctgaaaatttgcaaaaccttcaggaagaatattccaataattccttcaaagtttcccttaaaaatttattttttaaaaatctcctac includes the following:
- the LOC127530258 gene encoding threonine-rich protein-like, encoding MLQKVLQLYIDPLNGVFVFFCPVTVYNLADKAKILEEGVSIAARYITSENILCTPKPKRGSDPATAPPSYTPTVTAGKQGMKRKAEPLPQPPAKKLTADKPPVSRPSLFQPSTPSTSASHFLTPKATKRPASSYLDTSHKKHKASETPTDDKKTTGSDKPTASVSPSTSPSPSVNPKVRQRPGTPELETQTKKPKYDSNVPAEELLDQSYCYSKSVPNVKRAIKLQLLSRRS